One Gelria sp. Kuro-4 DNA segment encodes these proteins:
- a CDS encoding HAMP domain-containing sensor histidine kinase yields MATPGRPSQLRPWAGIRGRLAGTYFLLVAVTVLLISVALLTAVRQYYLDNIRDILDQQAGLAAQFYQSYLGKNPLVQEAPDLAAAFSATTAAAVQVLDSSGRVLADSTAASDRPNLSSAPDVARALAGKAATYSGSTARGEPYLAVAAPLAVDGTVQGAIRFVTSLAPLEALLGRLAGRLALLGILLILVMTAVGFVLAHTIVEPVQELTGVARRIAGGDLTVRARRHFHDEIGTLAETLNYMAAELARLDQLKKEFVSSVSHELRTPLTAIRGWAVSLKEGSVDPAYQEQGLTIIAAESERLTGLVEELLDFSRLEAGKLTLRRGRVALPPLLQSTVAEMQPRARRLGLTLTLDVPPALPEVNADPARLRQVLVNLLDNALKFTPTGGTVRVFAGLDAPEGRLTFGVADTGPGFTSEELARLGRRFAPGSRPGAGSGLGLALVKEILALHGGELKAESAPGQGATVRCTLPLDGMAPSTDV; encoded by the coding sequence ATGGCGACCCCCGGCCGGCCGTCGCAGCTTCGCCCCTGGGCCGGCATCCGCGGCCGCCTGGCCGGCACCTACTTCCTCTTGGTGGCGGTGACCGTCCTCCTCATCAGCGTCGCGCTCCTCACCGCCGTCCGCCAGTATTACCTGGATAATATCCGCGACATCCTGGACCAGCAGGCCGGGCTGGCCGCGCAATTCTACCAGAGTTATCTGGGGAAAAACCCGCTCGTCCAGGAGGCGCCGGACCTGGCGGCCGCCTTCTCCGCCACCACGGCCGCGGCGGTGCAGGTGCTCGATTCCTCCGGCCGCGTGCTGGCCGACTCCACTGCGGCGTCCGACCGGCCCAATCTGAGCAGCGCGCCGGACGTGGCCCGCGCCTTGGCCGGTAAGGCGGCGACCTATAGCGGCAGCACCGCCCGGGGCGAGCCCTACCTGGCCGTGGCTGCACCCCTGGCCGTCGACGGCACGGTACAAGGGGCCATCCGCTTCGTCACCTCGCTGGCACCCCTCGAGGCCCTCCTCGGCCGCCTGGCCGGGCGGCTGGCTCTCCTCGGAATCCTTTTGATCCTGGTTATGACCGCGGTCGGCTTCGTTCTGGCGCACACCATTGTGGAGCCGGTGCAGGAACTTACCGGCGTGGCGCGCCGGATCGCCGGCGGCGACCTCACCGTGCGGGCGCGCCGGCATTTCCACGACGAAATCGGCACCCTGGCCGAGACCTTGAACTACATGGCGGCGGAACTGGCCCGCCTGGACCAGCTGAAGAAGGAATTCGTGAGCTCCGTCTCGCACGAGCTGCGGACGCCGCTCACAGCGATCCGCGGCTGGGCCGTCTCCCTGAAGGAAGGGTCAGTGGACCCTGCCTACCAGGAGCAGGGCCTCACGATCATCGCCGCCGAAAGTGAGCGCCTGACAGGGCTGGTGGAAGAGCTGCTGGATTTCAGCCGCCTGGAGGCCGGGAAGCTTACGCTGCGGCGCGGGCGGGTAGCCCTTCCCCCGCTCCTTCAGAGCACCGTGGCGGAGATGCAGCCGCGCGCCCGCCGCCTCGGCCTTACCTTGACCCTGGACGTCCCCCCTGCTCTGCCCGAGGTGAACGCCGACCCCGCCCGCCTGCGCCAAGTGCTGGTGAACCTCCTCGACAACGCCCTTAAGTTTACCCCTACCGGCGGCACGGTGCGGGTATTCGCCGGCCTGGACGCCCCCGAAGGCCGGCTTACCTTCGGCGTGGCCGATACCGGCCCCGGTTTTACTTCCGAAGAGCTGGCCCGCCTCGGCCGGCGTTTTGCCCCCGGTAGCCGCCCCGGCGCCGGGAGCGGCCTCGGCCTCGCGCTCGTCAAGGAAATCCTGGCCCTCCACGGCGGGGAGCTCAAGGCGGAAAGCGCTCCCGGCCAGGGGGCCACGGTGCGCTGCACTCTGCCCCTGGATGGTATGGCGCCTTCCACTGATGTTTGA
- a CDS encoding response regulator transcription factor, whose protein sequence is MAAETRRILVVEDEEPIRLLVRLNLEQAGFSVEEAASGEEALAKLEQSPPDLVVLDLKLPGVDGYSVCRRLRDRHPEVAIIMLTARSQDLDKVLGLELGADDYVVKPFNPLELTARVRAVLRRLRPVQAENSAELSAGALTLSLTAHEVRKDGALLALTPREFALLKVLMEHKGRAFSRDELLDAAWGQDFVGDPKTVDVHIRRLRAKLGRAPDGRPYIETVWGLGYRFREVES, encoded by the coding sequence ATGGCAGCAGAAACGAGGCGCATATTGGTGGTGGAGGATGAAGAGCCGATCCGGCTCCTGGTGCGGCTGAACCTGGAGCAGGCCGGGTTCAGCGTTGAGGAAGCGGCCAGCGGGGAAGAAGCCTTGGCTAAGCTTGAGCAGAGCCCGCCCGACCTGGTGGTGCTGGACCTTAAGCTGCCCGGCGTCGACGGCTACAGCGTCTGCCGCCGCCTGCGCGACCGCCACCCGGAGGTGGCGATTATTATGCTCACCGCGCGCAGTCAGGACCTGGATAAGGTGCTGGGCCTCGAGTTGGGTGCGGATGACTACGTGGTGAAGCCTTTCAATCCGCTCGAGCTCACCGCCCGGGTGCGGGCGGTGCTGCGGCGCCTGCGCCCCGTCCAAGCCGAAAACAGCGCCGAGCTTTCGGCCGGCGCTTTGACCTTGTCCCTTACCGCGCACGAGGTGCGCAAAGACGGCGCGCTTCTTGCGCTTACCCCCCGCGAGTTCGCCCTGCTCAAAGTGCTCATGGAACACAAAGGCCGGGCCTTCAGCCGGGATGAGCTCCTCGACGCCGCCTGGGGCCAGGATTTCGTAGGCGACCCGAAAACGGTGGACGTACACATCCGCCGCCTGCGCGCCAAACTGGGCCGTGCGCCGGACGGCCGTCCTTACATAGAAACGGTCTGGGGTCTGGGCTACCGCTTTCGGGAGGTGGAGTCGTGA